The genomic region TGGTGCTGATATGATAACTTTAAATACTTTTAATTTTGAAAAGCCTTTTATTAGTGGAATTGATGGGGTTATAGACTTATTATCAGGTTTTGATGAAGAAAAAATAGAAAAAATAATAAAGGATAATTTAAATAATAAAGATTATATTAGAAATATAAGAAAACTAATTGGAAGAATCATAGGGGTAAATTTAGAGCCAGTTCCAGAGGGTAGTAGTTATAATAGTGGATATTGTTTAAATGATAATAATCTTTTAAAGGTAAAGGAATATGGTTTTGATTATATTGTGATTACCGGTAACCCTAATACAGGTGTTACTGAATATACAATAGAAGAAGGAATAAAGCTGGCTAAAAGTATTTTAGGTAATGGAACTTTAATAATTGCTGGTAAAATGCATGGAGCTGGCAGTGGAAACATATATGATGAAGAAACTATAAAGAGATTTATTGATGCTGGTGCAGATGTTATTTTAATTCCAGCAGCTGGCACAGTACCCGGATTTGACTTAGAATTGGCAAAAAAGATGATAAAATTAATTCATGAAAACAATGCCTTGGCAATGACAACCATAGGAACATCTCAAGAAGGGGCAAGCAAGAGTGTTATTGAAACTATTGCCTTAAATTCAAAGATGGCAGGAGCAGATCTTCAACATATTGGAGACTGCGGAACCTTTGGTATGGCCTTGCCAGAGAATATTATGACCTTATCAGCAGCAATAAGGGGAATAAGACATACATATAGAAGGATGGCTCAATCAATACTAAGATAATGAATTAAGTAGGTTAATAATAAGCATAATAATATTGAAAAATAATATTATTTATAATATACAAATAAAATAAACAATATATTATTTAGAAAACAGCCAAAGAAGCATAATAATCTATTTCTATCTGGAATGAATATAGAATTTAGCACAGGATGAAATTTGAAAAAAAAATTATTTGGTGTATTATATAATTAAAAGATAAAAAATAGACAGGGAGAGTTACAATGAAAGTATTAGTTATTAACTGTGGTAGTTCATCACTAAAATATCAACTTATAGACATGGAGACAGAAAAATCTTTAGTAAGTGGTTTGGTTGAAAGAATTGGTATAGATGGATCAATTCTTACTCAAAAGGTAGAGGGCAAGGATAAATACATAATTAAACAAGACATGAAAGATCATAAGGAAGCAATAAAATTGGTCTTAGAAGCTTTATTAAACAAGGAGCATGCTGTTATAGAATCTATGGATGAAATAACAGCTGTAGGTCATAGAGTTGTTCACGGAGGAGAAAAATATTCTGATTCTGTATTAATTGATGATGAAGTAATAGAATTAATTAAGGATTGTATTCCACTAGCACCTTTACATAATCCACCTAACATAATAGGAATAGAAGCTTGTAAAGAACTTATGCCAAACACTCCAATGGCTGCTGTTTTTGATACTGCTTTCCACCAAACTATGCCTAAGGTAGCATATATTTGTCCGCTTCCATATGAACTTTATGAAAAGTATGGAATAAGAAGGTATGGTTTCCACGGAACATCTCATAAATATGTTTCACAAAAAGTTGCTGAAGTAATGAATAGAGATATTAAGGATTTAAAAATAATTACCTGTCATTTAGGTAATGGATGTTCTTTAGCAGCTGTTAAGGGCGGTAAGTCAATTGATACTTCTATGGGCTTTACACCTTTAGCAGGTGTAATGATGGGAACAAGATCTGGAAATATTGACCCATCAGTTATAGCTTTCTTAGTTGAACAACAAGGATATAAATTAGAAGAAGTTAATGAAATGTTAAACAAAAAGTCTGGACTTCTTGGGATTTCTGGAGTATCTTCAGATTTTAGAGATGTTCAAATGGCTGCTGAACAAGGAAATGAAAGAGCTAAATTAGCTTTAGATATTTTTAACTATAAGATTCGTGCTCAAATTGCATCCTATGCTGGAATAATGGGTGGAGTTGATGTTATAGTATTTACAGCTGGTATTGGTGAAAACTCATCCTTTGCTAGAAAAGAAGTTCTAAAGGGTTTAGAATTCTTAGGCTTCAATATAGATGAAGAAAAGAATGAAGTCAGAGGAGAAGTTCAGGAAATTTCAACTAAAGATTCTAAGGTTAAGGTATATGAAATACCAACAAATGAGGAGTTAGTTATAGCAAGAGACACAGTTAAGTTACTAAATAAATAGAATTAAAATAAAACTAGACTGCTGATATTTTATTGGCAGTCTAAATTTATAATTTTAATGTTGTAAGATTATATAGAAAGGAAAAATATATATTAAATTAAAGATAATTACTCTTGAAAATAATAATTATTATTAGTAGAATATTATTATTAAAGATATTATTTTAATAAGGAGAGTAATTATGATTTTAGTTTGTCCTTCCTGTTCAGGAATAGATATTGAAATATTAGAAGAAAAGTTTGGTAAGGAAAATATTGATACTTGTTGCTTAGGAGAGTGTGGTGGAATAGAAGGATCAGTAATTGGTTACATTAATCAGAAATTCATTGAAGAAGATAGTGAAGAAAATTTTATAAAGAAAATAGAAGAAAATTTAGAACAATAAAATAAGGAAAATAATAAAGTAAAATTAATAGGGTAAGTAAAATTCATATTCTATTAATTTTATTTTATTGTAATTAAAAATCTTAAGTCAAATTATAAGGAGATAAACAATGGAGAAGTTAGATAATCGTTATAAAGGAATAATTTTTATAATAATGTCTGCCTTTGGCTTTGCAGTAATGTCTGCTTTTGTAAAATTAGCTGGAGATCTTCCTTCTTTTCAAAAGACTTTTTTTAGAAATCTTGTTTCTTGCATAGTAGCATTAACGTTTATAATTAAAAATAAGCAAAGCTATTTTGGTAAAAAAAGCAGTCAAAAGATCTTGTTATTAAGATCAGCTTTAGGAACAATAGGCATAGTTTTTAACTATTATTCAATTGATAGATTAGTGCTATCTGATGCTAATATGCTAAATAAATTAAGTCCTTTCTTTGTAATAATTTTTTCGGCTTTATTTTTAAAGGAAAAGATAAATATAAGGCAAATATCAGCCGTTTTAATAGCCTTTATAGGAACTTTATTCATTATTAAGCCTACTTTTAATATTGAAATAATGCCATTTATAATTGGAATTTTAGGAGCTGTTTTTGCGGCAGGGGCCTATACCTGTTTAAGAGTTTTAGGAAGTAAAGAAAATACTTATACTGTAGTTTTCTATTTTTCCTTATTTTCTTTAATAGTAATTTTTCCTTTTATGGCTTCAGTTTATAAAGCAATGACTTTAATACAGTTAATATATTTATTACTGGCTGGTTTATTTGCTAGTATTGGTCAATTTGGAGTTACCTTAGCCTATAAGTATGCACCAGCAAAAGAAATTTCAATATTTGATTATAGTAATATAATTTTTTCAGCAATAATAAGTTTTGCTGTATTTAATACATTGCCTGATATATATAGCTTTATAGGTTATATAATTATTTTCTCAGCTTCTTATTATATTTTTAGCTATAATAAAAGTCTAAAAAATTTATAAAATTTCACTTGTAATATATTGACATATATGTAAAACATGATAATATTGAATTATAAAAGAATATAAAGCTCATATAAGTCCCATAATATGGTTGGGATGTCTCTACGAAATGACCGATAATCATTTCTCTATGAGCGGAAGTGTGCCTAGGGTTCCGGGGTTAATAATATTACCCGCAGGTCCGAGCGGCACAGATACTAACATTGGTACTAATTTGCCACTGCTGTTTTGCACCCTTTTTTAGGCTATAAGCAGTATAAATACTAATTTGGTATCACACCGAAGGGAGAAAAGCCCAGTCGGGTAGGTTTCGCTTAACCTACCCTGACTGAGCTTTTATTTTTTTATAAATATTATATTTTAAAGGAGTGGATGCAATGGAGTTAATTTACAGAGGCAAAACAAAAGATGTTTATGAATTAAAAGACGGAAATTATATGCTTAAATTTAAAGATGACGTTACTGGTGAAAATGGAGTCTTTGATCCAGGAGCTAATACTGTAGGACTTACTATTGAGGGAATAGGGAAGTCTGGCTTGAGGCTTACAAAGTTCTTTTTTGAAAAACTAAATTTATTGGGCATACCAACTCATTATCTATCTGCAGATATTGAAAAGTCAACAATGACAGTTTTACCAGCAAAAGTCTTTGGGAAAGGTGTAGAGGTAATTTGTCGCTATAAGGCTGTAGGAAGTTTTCTTAGAAGATATGGATTATATGCCAAAGAAAGACAAGAGCTTAATGGTTATGTAGAAGTGACTTTAAAAGATGATTTAAGAAATGATCCATTAATTACTGATGAAGCCCTAGAAATTCTAAATATAATGACAAAAGAAGAATATAAAATTTTAGTTGATCTCGCAAGGAAAATTGGAGAGATAGTTAAGTCAGAGTTATTCAAAAAGGGCTTAGAACTATATGATATAAAATTTGAATTTGGAAGAATAGGAAAAGACAATCATATAGCCTTAATAGATGAAATTTCAGGGGGAAATATGAGGGCATATCAAGGTGATACATATATTGAGCCTTTTGAATTAGAAAAAATTATGTTAACTAAATAATATTAAAATATAAAGTTTAAAAGGGAGTGAAAAAATGAACTGTATACGAGTTTATGTTGAAAAGAAAAAAGAATTTAATGAAGAAGGAAAAAATTTATTAGATGAATTTAAAAATTATTTAGGCATTTCCAGCTTAGAAGAAGTAAGGGTTATAAATGAATATGATATAAAAGAAACAGAGAAAGAGATAGTAGATCAAATTATAGATAAGTTATTATATGAACCTTATACTGATTTGATGTATAAAGATTTAGCTATAAATGAAGATGAAAAAGCTTTTAGAATAGAAGCCCATAAAGGACAATTTAATCAAAGGGAAGATTCAGCAAATGAAATAATAAATAAGTTCTTAGATTTTGATGTTAAAGTTAAGCATTCAAAAATATATATTTTAAAAAATATAAGAGATGAAGAGCTTAAAAAAGTTAAATCCTACTTTATAAATCCTTTAGAATATACAGAGCTTGAGTTAAATCATATAGATGAAGATATTTATGAAAAAGCTAATGAAATAGAAATATTAAATGATTTTATGGATATGGCTGAAAATGAATTAGAGAAGCTTAAAGAGAGATATGGCTTTGCTATGGATATGGATGATTTGTTATATTGTCAATCATATTTTAGAAGAGAAGAAAGAGATCCGAGCATTGCTGAACTAAAAGCAATTGATACCTATTGGTCAGACCATTGTAGGCATACAACTTTTATGACAGAAATTACAGATATTAAAGTTGAAGAAGGTAAGTATAAGGAAATATTTGAAGAAGCAATTAAGGAATATTTAAGTTCCAGAAAGTACGTGTACGAAGAAAATAAGAAAGCAATATCCTTAATGGACTTAGCTACAATTAATATGAAGGAAGTTGGAAAGAAAGGTAAGCTTAAAGATAAGGAAGAAACAAAGGAAATAAATGCAGCTAGTATTGAAATAGATGTTGATGTAAATGGAAAAAATGAAAAATATTTATTAATGTTTAAAAATGAGACTCATAATCACCCTACAGAAATTGAACCATTTGGTGGGGCGGCAACCTGCTTAGGAGGAGGAATAAGAGATCCACTATCAGGTAGAACTTATGTATATCAAGCAATGAGAATTACTGGTTCTGCTGATCCAAGACAAAAATATGAAGATACTCTTGAAGGAAAATTAGCTCAAAGAAAAATTACTCAAACAGCAATGGAAGGTTATAGTTCTTATGGAAATCAAGTTGGATCAGCTTCAGGTTATATAAAGGAATTTTATGATGAAGGATTTGCTGCTAAACGTATGGAATTGGGAGCTTTAGTTTCTGCAGCCCCAAAGAATTGGGTTATACGAGGAGAGGCAGAAGCTACAGATTTAATATTACTTGTTGGTGGTAGAACTGGAAGAGATGGACTTGGTGCTGCTGTTGGTTCTTCAAAGGTTCAAACAGAAAAAGCCCTTGAAAAATTAGGTGCAGATGTTCAAAAGGGGAACCCATTAATTGAAAGAAAAATAATAAGACTTTTTAGAAATCCAAGAGCAACAAGACTAATTAAAAAATGCAATGATTTTGGTGCAGGTGGGGTAGCTGTTGCAGTTGGAGAACTTGCCGATGGATTATATATAGATTTAGATAAAGTACCTTTAAAATATGAAGGACTTGATGGGTATGAAATTGCCCTTTCTGAATCACAAGAAAGAATGGCAGTGGTTATAGACAAGGAAAATTTAGAGGAATTTAAGAGACTTGCAGAGGAAGAGGATTTGGAAGCTGCTGTTATTGCAGAAGTTACAGATAATAATAGGCTTCAAATGGTATGGAGAGGTAAAAGAATAATTGATATAGATAGAGACTTTTTAAATAGCAGTGGGGTTAGAAAGAAAACTAAAGTTAATATAACTATGCCGGATGAAGAAATATATTTAAAAAATAATCCTAGTCATGTAAAAAATAAAGGTATAAAAGAAGCCTTTATTGATAATATGAAAGATTTAAATATCGCATCACAAAAAGGTTTGGTAGAAAGATTT from Clostridium isatidis harbors:
- a CDS encoding DUF1450 domain-containing protein; amino-acid sequence: MILVCPSCSGIDIEILEEKFGKENIDTCCLGECGGIEGSVIGYINQKFIEEDSEENFIKKIEENLEQ
- a CDS encoding acetate/propionate family kinase — its product is MKVLVINCGSSSLKYQLIDMETEKSLVSGLVERIGIDGSILTQKVEGKDKYIIKQDMKDHKEAIKLVLEALLNKEHAVIESMDEITAVGHRVVHGGEKYSDSVLIDDEVIELIKDCIPLAPLHNPPNIIGIEACKELMPNTPMAAVFDTAFHQTMPKVAYICPLPYELYEKYGIRRYGFHGTSHKYVSQKVAEVMNRDIKDLKIITCHLGNGCSLAAVKGGKSIDTSMGFTPLAGVMMGTRSGNIDPSVIAFLVEQQGYKLEEVNEMLNKKSGLLGISGVSSDFRDVQMAAEQGNERAKLALDIFNYKIRAQIASYAGIMGGVDVIVFTAGIGENSSFARKEVLKGLEFLGFNIDEEKNEVRGEVQEISTKDSKVKVYEIPTNEELVIARDTVKLLNK
- a CDS encoding DMT family transporter; its protein translation is MEKLDNRYKGIIFIIMSAFGFAVMSAFVKLAGDLPSFQKTFFRNLVSCIVALTFIIKNKQSYFGKKSSQKILLLRSALGTIGIVFNYYSIDRLVLSDANMLNKLSPFFVIIFSALFLKEKINIRQISAVLIAFIGTLFIIKPTFNIEIMPFIIGILGAVFAAGAYTCLRVLGSKENTYTVVFYFSLFSLIVIFPFMASVYKAMTLIQLIYLLLAGLFASIGQFGVTLAYKYAPAKEISIFDYSNIIFSAIISFAVFNTLPDIYSFIGYIIIFSASYYIFSYNKSLKNL
- a CDS encoding phosphoribosylformylglycinamidine synthase, translated to MNCIRVYVEKKKEFNEEGKNLLDEFKNYLGISSLEEVRVINEYDIKETEKEIVDQIIDKLLYEPYTDLMYKDLAINEDEKAFRIEAHKGQFNQREDSANEIINKFLDFDVKVKHSKIYILKNIRDEELKKVKSYFINPLEYTELELNHIDEDIYEKANEIEILNDFMDMAENELEKLKERYGFAMDMDDLLYCQSYFRREERDPSIAELKAIDTYWSDHCRHTTFMTEITDIKVEEGKYKEIFEEAIKEYLSSRKYVYEENKKAISLMDLATINMKEVGKKGKLKDKEETKEINAASIEIDVDVNGKNEKYLLMFKNETHNHPTEIEPFGGAATCLGGGIRDPLSGRTYVYQAMRITGSADPRQKYEDTLEGKLAQRKITQTAMEGYSSYGNQVGSASGYIKEFYDEGFAAKRMELGALVSAAPKNWVIRGEAEATDLILLVGGRTGRDGLGAAVGSSKVQTEKALEKLGADVQKGNPLIERKIIRLFRNPRATRLIKKCNDFGAGGVAVAVGELADGLYIDLDKVPLKYEGLDGYEIALSESQERMAVVIDKENLEEFKRLAEEEDLEAAVIAEVTDNNRLQMVWRGKRIIDIDRDFLNSSGVRKKTKVNITMPDEEIYLKNNPSHVKNKGIKEAFIDNMKDLNIASQKGLVERFDNTINSGTVLMQLGGKNMVTPQEGMVAKIPVANGETRTCSIMTFGYDPKLAKWSTFHAGYYAVIESVAKVVALGGDYRKIRLSFQEYFESLGKDPTKWGKPFASLLGAFTVQKNLDIPCIGGKDSMSGTFGDISVPPSLFSFAVTYDKVDNIISKEFKKSNSNIVLVNLKVDENGLINFNQLKENYSKIKELANKKEILSSSTIGFGGIARAVAEMALGNEIGCVINNEIVDDLYKPLYGSILLEIDGYKDLEKLLEGLDYSLIARTIADKYIKIKDVVINLKELLNEWQKPLNETFPIDNKQIEINEITPYIKGSIAKISNSIAVPRVLIPIFTGSHGEYDMAKAFMDAGAKVETFVFKSLNKKVIEESYKILAEKIKASQILGLPNGQVYGSEPEASGKLLKLIFNNSYVKEALDDLIENSDGLVLGIGDGAIGLVKLGLIENGRISETNTKAPYITSNSAGRFISTMVDVKVVSNLSPWMSEMEVGEIYTVPIATKEGRIILGNNPDKLLDKGQIATQIISKNVTGADRSVEALTSIDGRILGTISSIDRIGKDIYKNIELKGQHKIFLSGVKYYK
- a CDS encoding phosphoribosylaminoimidazolesuccinocarboxamide synthase → MELIYRGKTKDVYELKDGNYMLKFKDDVTGENGVFDPGANTVGLTIEGIGKSGLRLTKFFFEKLNLLGIPTHYLSADIEKSTMTVLPAKVFGKGVEVICRYKAVGSFLRRYGLYAKERQELNGYVEVTLKDDLRNDPLITDEALEILNIMTKEEYKILVDLARKIGEIVKSELFKKGLELYDIKFEFGRIGKDNHIALIDEISGGNMRAYQGDTYIEPFELEKIMLTK